GTCTTGCGTTCACGCCACGGCGGTTTCGGCTCGACGTCCGTGTCGCTGCACTCTTTGACGATGGTGGCGACGCCCGCGCCGAAGTTCTTCCGGATCTCCTCCAGCGTCGGCTGGCCGCCGGCGTCCTCGACGCAGTCGTGGAGCAGCGCGGCGATGGCCTGATCTTCGGAGCCGTTGTCGTTGATCACCAGGCCCGCCACCGACAGCAGGTGTCCGAAGTAGGGGATGTTTCCCCCCTTGCGGACCTGGTTGTGATGTTTCAGCTCGGCGTACACGAGCGCCTTGGAGAACTGGCCAGTCAGCTTGGGTGTCGAGGTCTGTTCACTCACGTCGTCTCCTCTCCGACATCCCGACCATAGCCGTGGGTGATATGCCCGTGATGCCAAGCTCGGAGCGACAAAGTCGCCTACGACGGCGACGCCCGCTCAGCCGCGGGTGACCTTGTTGGAATCGGTGGTGTTGATCTGCGGATCGCCCGAGAGATAGACGATTTCGTTGTCGAAGCCTGAGGCGCTGATCGCGTTGGCGCTGTCGACGGTGATCTTGTTTTCGACGCCGGATACGGAAACGGTGCCGCAGTTTCCGGTCAGCGTGATCGTGTTGTTGACGCCGCTGATGTTCACGTCGCCGCTTTGGCAGACGACCGTTTTCGTCTCGTCGATACCCGAGACACTCGCCGGGGCGCCGGGCGTCGCGGTCTGTTCGGTGTCGTCGCTCGGCAGGCCCGTGATGTCCGGGAAGCTCGGGAAGGTGATCGTCGGCGGGACGAACGTCCGCGTGGCGCCCGGGTTGTCGACCGATCCGCCGCCGCCCGCCACGCCCGAATCCTCGACCGTCGACGACATGAACGCCACCACCACGCCGATACCGGCGAGGATGACGAACACGAGCGCGATGAGCCCGATGACCACTCCGACCGGAATGCCGGCTTTCTTGGGGATCGGCGTGTAGTGCGTGCCGAACGGCGGCTGGTACGGATCGCCGTAGGGCTGCTGGCCATACGACGGCTGCCCGTACGGCTGCTGACCATAGGCCGGTGGGCTTCCGTAGGCCGGTGGCGGTGTGCCGTAGGCCGGCGGCGGCAACGGTGACGACGGGTTCACACCTTCGCCGTACTGGGGCTGGTCGCTGCCCAGCTCCCGTGCCCCGTATGCGGCCGCCGACTGCTCGAGCTGCCGGATGCGTTCCTCGGGGTCGTCCGGGGAGGTCATGGGCAGATCCTGACATATCGGGATGACGTGCGGGCGGTGAAGCAACCACGCCGGGTAACTTCTTTCCCATGTCGCCGAGCCTCAAGGAACGTATGCAGGCATCGAGGTGGATCACGATCGCGTTCGCCGTGCTGGCGGTGGCGCTGCTCGGCGCCGCGGTGGTCCTCGTCATCAAGCCGCGTCTGTCGGGAACGTCGACGGCGCCGTCAACCGAGGCGTCGGCGCCCAGCTCGTCGGCGCCCACCTCGCCCGTCGCGCCGCCCTGCGGCGAGGCCGAAGGCCTGGTCAACGCCATGTCCACCCGCGACAAGCTGGCCCAGCTCCTGATGGTCGGCGTGACCGGCGCCGAGGACGCCCGCGCCGTCGCCGCCGACCACCGCATCGGCGGCATCATGATCGGAAGTTGGACCGACCTGTCGATGCTGCAGGACGGATCCCTGCCCGCCATCGCCGCGTCGACCGGCCCGCTGCCGCTGGCCGTCAGCGTCGACGAGGAAGGCGGCCGCGTGTCACGGCTGGCGACCATCATCGGCGAGCAGCCGTCGCCACGCATCCTGGCCGCCACCAGTACGCCCGACCAGGTGTACGCCATCGCCTTCGAGCGGGGCACCGCGATGAAACAGCTCGGCATCACAGTCGATTTCGCCCCAGTCGTCGACGTGACGGACGCCCCCGACGACACCGTCATCGGCGACCGTTCCTTCGGCTCCGACGCCGAAACCGTCACCGCCTATGCCGGTGCGTACGCGCGCGGACTGCGCGACGCCGGAGTGCTTCCGGTGCTCAAGCATTTCCCCGGGCACGGCCACGGCTCGGGCGATTCGCACACCGGCGGCGTGACCGTCCCGCCGATCGAGCAACTGCAGGTCGACGACCTGATCCCGTACCGGGCGCTGACGACCCAGCATCCGGTCGCCGTGATGCTCGGTCACGTGCAGGTGCCGGGCCTGACGGGCACTGATCAGGCCAGCCTGTCCAAGCCGGCGTACGACCTGCTGCGATCCGGGGGTTACGGCGGCCCGCCCTTCACCGGGCTGGTGTACACCGACGACCTGTCCAGCATGGCTGCGATCAACGAGCAGTACGGTGTGCCGGAGGCGGTGCTGCGCGCGCTGCAGGCCGGTGCCGACGTCGCGCTGTGGATCACCACCGACGAGGTGCCCGCGGTATTGGATTCGCTTGAACAGGCGGTCAATTCGGGTCAGCTGAGCATGGACCGCGTCAACGAGGCCGCGACGCGGGTGGCTGCGTCGAAGAGTTCGACGCCGAACTGCGGGGGCTGATTCTCGTTTGCCGTGTCGCGAGAACGGCAACTCCGCAGTAATGATCGGCAAGCCGATGGCTCGTGGGGGAGTACCGCCACCGGGTTTCATCGCCATCGGGAGCGGTCCCGCGGGGGTGAGCGCGGCGGAGACGTTCCGCAGCAAGCACCCCGGCATTCCGGTGCGCATCCTGACCGTCGATCCTGCGCTTCCCTACGCCAAGCCGCCGCTGAGCAAGGGCTATCTGTGCGGCCGTGAGGACCGGCGCGAGTTGCACAGCGCCGGCTGGTTCGACCGCAACAACGTCGACCTCATTCGCGGGGTCACCGTCGACCACATCGACACCGACGGCCAGGAGGTGGTCACGGCGGGCGGGCAGCGTTACCCCTACTGGCATCTCGTCGTCGCGTCGGGCGCGACGCCGATCAAGCTGACGATCCCCGGCGCCGAGTCCGCACTCACGCTGCGGTCGTTCAGCGATGCGGTCGCGCTGAAGATGGCGGCCCGTTATGCCGACTCGGCAGTCGTCAT
The sequence above is drawn from the Mycobacterium gallinarum genome and encodes:
- a CDS encoding HD domain-containing protein; the protein is MSEQTSTPKLTGQFSKALVYAELKHHNQVRKGGNIPYFGHLLSVAGLVINDNGSEDQAIAALLHDCVEDAGGQPTLEEIRKNFGAGVATIVKECSDTDVEPKPPWRERKTAYIEHLAQVGTDTLLVSVADKLDNARSMLRDYHEHGPKLWERFTVKDPRDHLWYFGGLLDAYRNLGLDSWMVGELERVVDELKRLVGGDDRIVLV
- a CDS encoding DUF3060 domain-containing protein, which gives rise to MTSPDDPEERIRQLEQSAAAYGARELGSDQPQYGEGVNPSSPLPPPAYGTPPPAYGSPPAYGQQPYGQPSYGQQPYGDPYQPPFGTHYTPIPKKAGIPVGVVIGLIALVFVILAGIGVVVAFMSSTVEDSGVAGGGGSVDNPGATRTFVPPTITFPSFPDITGLPSDDTEQTATPGAPASVSGIDETKTVVCQSGDVNISGVNNTITLTGNCGTVSVSGVENKITVDSANAISASGFDNEIVYLSGDPQINTTDSNKVTRG
- a CDS encoding glycoside hydrolase family 3 N-terminal domain-containing protein — encoded protein: MQASRWITIAFAVLAVALLGAAVVLVIKPRLSGTSTAPSTEASAPSSSAPTSPVAPPCGEAEGLVNAMSTRDKLAQLLMVGVTGAEDARAVAADHRIGGIMIGSWTDLSMLQDGSLPAIAASTGPLPLAVSVDEEGGRVSRLATIIGEQPSPRILAATSTPDQVYAIAFERGTAMKQLGITVDFAPVVDVTDAPDDTVIGDRSFGSDAETVTAYAGAYARGLRDAGVLPVLKHFPGHGHGSGDSHTGGVTVPPIEQLQVDDLIPYRALTTQHPVAVMLGHVQVPGLTGTDQASLSKPAYDLLRSGGYGGPPFTGLVYTDDLSSMAAINEQYGVPEAVLRALQAGADVALWITTDEVPAVLDSLEQAVNSGQLSMDRVNEAATRVAASKSSTPNCGG